The Aphelocoma coerulescens isolate FSJ_1873_10779 chromosome 15, UR_Acoe_1.0, whole genome shotgun sequence genome segment CCCTAGGACGGGGCTTTCGGAGGGAAAACCCCGCCGGCAGCTCCGGGCCGCGGGCTGGAGCTCCCGCCGGAGGCACCGCGGCCGCGGTTCCAGAGGCACCGAGCGAGGCCGGGGGTcgcgcggcgcccccgccccgctcatTTGGAGCAGGCGCAGGAGGCTCCGGCCTCTCAGCGcccgggcacggcccggcctcGGAGCCGCCGCCTGGGCCCGGCTGCCCCCACcgcccccaccaccaccaccccccccaccccccccccccgcctccccgctcggcccggccctgctctgctcaccGGCGGGTCCGAACTCCCCGCAGCACCCGCGCCGAGCCACCGTTCCGCCGGGCCCCGTCACCTGACCGCCCGGAAGCGCGGCCCGCGGAAGGGACCGGCCCCCGCCCCACCGACCGCGGCTCTGCGAACCGGGGTGGCGGCTCAGGGGCGCGCGGGTGTCGCTGCCTGGCGGCCCCCCTCACCCGGGCCCCACGCAGAGTCCGCGGTCGCTCGTTACCTCGGGCTCCGGGACGAacggccggggctgctccgcACCTGCTCGGCCCCCGCCGCGACCCCCGCGGCCGCAGCTCTGCGGGTGTATGCGGCTCTGCTGCCCGGAGCCGCGTCCAAACGGCGGCCTCCGGGGACAGCAAGAAGTTGGTATCGAATGCTCGGCCCGagcaggaagggaggaaagaaaaggaaggacggaaaaggaaggaaggacggaaagggaagggaagaagttTGAGGGAAACAAATTGTTGACTTACGAGTGCAGAGTGCTAGAATCTGAGATGAGAAACATCTCCAGGATGGAAACAGAGAGCTTGATAAAGGTATTTATACAGTTGTGAGAAACCAAAGAAACAGAGGGACcaaagggagggagaggagatggCCTACCCGAGAAGGCACTTCTGGAGGGTTTGTCCCAGCTCTGCGGGGCACCCCATCAGTCCTGAGGACTCCAAGGTACAAAATAGTCCAAAATTGCTTGTTCTTTTACACGGTGGAGAATGGATGAATCCTAAACCAAGGTCTTCCACTGAAGGTGAGCCTTATGAGGGAACAGTGAAGAAATGAAGGGAAGATAGTGTCAAGGGAGCCTATTGGAAAGAGCCCAAGGATAATTGTCAGTGGCCTGCCTGCTGACAGGTGGCCTGAGACTGCACAGCTCTAGGGTGAAGGTTGGAAGGTGCAAGCCAGGAAGTGTCCAGGAGGATAAAAACACAGTTATACTGagtcttcctgctgctttcagcaGCACATAGGCTTGGCAAAACCTACGGCAAAATGGTCATCCAGAAGCCCACCTGGGATCACCAAACACGTTATTGTATTGCACCAGAAAATTTCTAGTTGCGATGAAGATGTAGTACGTAACAGGATAGTGCTGATGGCATGAGGAACACACAAAGCAGTCCTACCTGCACGAGCAGTGAAAATCTCTAACAAAGCAGCTTTCTCGTTTCCAACCAGTCAGTAAAGCAGCAGGGTTTGGCACAGCTTCTACATTCAAGCAAAAGTTTGTCGTCTCAATGTAGTAGCTGATTAAGAGGTTAACAGGGCCCCAAAGGTATGAACCGTATCCTCCAGATGCTGATTGAAACAAGGATGAATTTGTGAAATTCGGGTATGGGAGCCGTGTCGGACTACAGCTCCCGGCATGCTATGCAGCCGGACTACACCTCCCGGCATGCACCGCGGCTGTACCACAAGGTCCACCGTGTCTCGCGCTTGCAAGATGGTGGCGCCCAGTGGCGGCTTGGGCCCGGACAGCGACACCAGCTCGGATTCGGACAGCGGTGGCGAAGCGGCCGCGCGGTTCCGAGAGGCTGCCTGGGACTGCGCCGcgcaggcggcggcggcgacgcGGGCGGAGCCGCGCGGAGGTGAGGAGCGGTGGACAGGCTGGGCTCTGATCCCCCACTGCGGCGTGCCCTCCTCTCTCttccccgccccgccgctccggTCCGGCCCCCTCCGCAGCTCCTCCTGACCCGCCGGGAGCGGTGTTCAGGCGGCGACTCCTCTTTGTCGCGGTGCCGGTGTCAGAACTGAAGGGGGCTCTGCCCGGCCCTCCCGAGGCCATGCCCGGCCCTCCCGAGGCCATGCCCGGCCTTCAGCTGGGCCCAGAGCCCCttcttggcagtgctggcctgTGGGAagtttccctttctcctcataACTGTTTTAACACCCCCGAAGGTGGGCCAGGCTTGTCTTTCAGGCATTATTCTTTATGGTCTAACATGTGCCTGACAGGGGTTAAAGAGGTCCTGGCTGCAGGGTTCTAAACGTGCCTTTGCTACTTCCTTTTCAGGGGGCTTTAGAAAGGATCGGTTGCAGCCTAAAGATCAGCCAAGCCTGAGGTATTTTTGCTTCTGGTTTCAGACTTAATGTTTCCTTGAAGAAAGAATTAATGTGTGATATTTGTGCTGCTTCTACTTTGTACCTTGTGATACTTCATACTGAAAGGGCCAATTCTGTTTGGGGAATTTGTCCAATCATAATCTGAAATTATGCTTAAATCTGGAAAGACTAATATGTCTTTTAAGTGTTTGGGTGAGAGGGCTGGATGTTATTGGCCTTGAAAGAGATAATCTTTGTTCTTATTGCAAACAGGCGTGAGGCGATCACCTGCGAGGATGGTGACAATGAGCTCCAGACGACTCCAGAGTTCAGAGCACACGTTGCAAAGAAACTGGGAATTATGCTAGACAGGTACTGGCATGCAAGGCTAAAAACGTTTGTTCTGTGGGTCAGTTACACTGATGTTTTTGTGTGCTAAACCCAGGAAATTCAACATCTTGTCTCCTTCATTCCTGTATTAAGTACAAGCTTCCAATATTCTGTGACCTAACCTTGCTGATATGCTGTGCCCATCTGGTCAAAACTCTCTGTGCAGCACTGCTTGTCTCCATTTGCCTCTGTGGTGAATGTCTTGTGGGGAGGAAAGATAATTTGAGTGCCTTAGCACTTCCATGCTGTAATGGCTAGCAGGAGAATCTTTGATTTGTTTTTGCAACCTAAACCAGTACTTGATTCAGGGTTTTGCTGGCAGAATGTGTGGAACTGGGCTGCCACTGTCTATCTGTTGTTCAGGCATAGCCCTGGAGAACTGGAATTCCTGGTGTTTAGAGTTGGCTTTAGAAATGCTGTTTTTAAACTATTCTTGTGGCATGCATTGCTGAGAAGGCCTGATCCGCTCTGGAAACAGGGAGCTGAGGCAGCCTCACAAACAAAAAAGGATCTATCCAACATCTCCCTCTAGTCTTGTTTCCCAGAAATACACAACTTTAGCTTGGTTTGCACAAACCTGTCTAAGATCTAACTGGGCTTTTCTGTTTAGTTTCATCACTGTCTTGAAGGACTCATCAGGACCATCACAGACTTCGGTGGCACAGTCTGACTCTGAAGATGATGGTGAGTTCCAGTCTCAGCCATTGTGGCTGTTTTGTGACTGTTAACTGCGGACAAGTGAGATGGATCCTGTATGTCACCAGCTGTACATCCAACTAACTAATAAATATTTGCTGTAAAAGAGTTTCTGTTGGTGTCTGTGAGAGCTGTTACTTTGCAGCTCTGACCTCTGTGCCCCAAGTCCTCCCACATGATCCCAAATAATTGCTGTCAAGCACTGTGGAAATACAATAACAGCACTGAGGATTCCAGGGAAGTGGCAATTGATTGCTTCTACCTCTGTTTTATATTGTGCCTAAACCCCCCCTTTCCATACTTCAGGTTTTCgcctcttttcttcctctgttccTGGAGACTGTGGGAAACCAGAGCCTTGCCCTGCAGCAAGGAGGAGGCAGCCAGTTAGCTCCAGGTAAGGTGCTGGCAGCTGCTTTGCTCCTCAAGTTCTGTTGCATCCCATATTTCAGAGGCAGCTGGAACTCCCACAAGGAAATAGGAAGCTGAAGAGCTTGGGAAGTCTGTATTTATGACACTTTATATTTGACTAGAGcagaattttgtttcttttttagtgTCGGGGAACTAGAAAAGTTTGTGGgagattttctttcctctcctacTGTGTGTAAAGAACACCTTGGCCTTCAGACTGGTTAAATGCAAACTGGAGGTGTGGAAGTCCCAGAGCCACTGGGTGTTTATCATGTGTTCTCATCTCAGATTACTCTGCTGTCcagattttgggtgaattcAAGGCAAAAGTGCAACACAACTTCCTTCCCTCTTGTTACCTTTCCAGTGACACAGACAGTGACCAAGAGTGGCAAAGGTACCAGGAGGCTGCCGTTTCAGCTGCGGATATTCTGAAGCAAAGTGCTTTTCCTGCATTGTCCCAGGGTTCCAACCAGGATCAGAGTCAAGGTTATGTAGAGcacagccagaaaaaaaagaagaagaagaaaattaggAGAGAGAACAATATTCAAGAGAAAATAATAGACCCAGCAGAGTGTGACCAGATCTGCAAAGATTTGCCTCAGTTGGTGTCTGCAAATGGCCAGCAGGAGAGACAGGACAGCAATCACAGAGAGAACTCAGTGCTGCCAGGagctgtgaaaaagaaaaagaagaagaaaaaagaattatgatTTTGCTCTGCAAATGGCAGGTGGCTGAGATGGATGAGGGAAACTGAAAGAAAACCTAACAACAAGAGTTGCTGCAGATGAGGGAAAATTAATTGGCAAAGCTTCTGTTCTGAAAGCTCAGTGGCCTGAGAGACTAATGAAGTGACTTCCTGTGCTGTTGGCGTCCCCAAGGAAGGGAACATTGTTCTCCTCACACAGCAgttgtctgtgctgctgcttatGCAGGCCCAATCTAAAAGGATTAAATACTGTGCCAGACTTGCATGGCAGAGGGATGTAATCATAGCTGCATCCCTCCTGATCTGTTCCTTCACATCCTGAAACCCTCCTGGAGAAAGTATATGATGAATTGAATTTAGTTTACATGGCAACAGGTGATCaactcctttttctctttgcctcCTTGTAGACTACTGAGAATAGCTCCAGCCCGTGGGAGACTCATTTATCAAAAGCATCTTGTCAAAAATCAGGGCCCTTATTTTTTCCCTGCGATCATCATAACAATCTGTTTTTGAAACCTGCTGTGTTACTAATCCCTCTGCAATCTGCACCTCACCGGGGCCCTTACACATAAACAGTGTGGTGAGCTGATTTCAGGGTTGGTATAAATGCGTCCTACTGTTCCAGTTGTGTCCATTGAAAATTCTTTTCATgtatagggtttttttaatggcatCTGTTGTTATTAAATTTTACTACGCTCTTGGACTTACTTAATTTGATAGGTTTTGTACAACAGTGGCTTTCTTGCTGTATTCAGATTCTCGCCAGCTAAGATAGAGGTGGCTCAGGATGGCTCTTTAGTTGCTGGATGATCAATGCTATGAAAGTGCTGCAGGGAGGACTTAAGCCTAGTTTAAAAAGCACCTTGCTGTCCTTGTTTGGGCTAGTTAATGACTTTTGTCTCTCTGTGAGATTTGGTAGTTTTCAGTATGACAGTCTGTTTATACTTCCAGTCTTTCAGGAAATTAACTGTTATTGATAAATACtctatttctgtttttaagATTGTTGGGTTTCAGTAAATCAAATTTATTGGCCCAGTTCAGGAGACCAGAACACCCGATTAGAGAAACCAAAATAGTGAAGTGTAGCTCTTTGAGCATGGGAAATTGTTGTAAGATTCTTGTTGGTTTTTAGTCAAGAAAACACAGCTGGcatccaaaaataaaaaagctaagTAGAAACTTGGATTGTAATCTAACAGAATGTGCCAGCAGAAGTTATTTGTCTTATGTGCAGTTAAAACTTCAGTGTACTGAAGTTTAAACCTGGGCTTTCAAATGCATGGTGGCCTAAatgtttccttttgctttgttttgggtttatttttatgcTAACTGGAAGTTAGATATATTTGCAACTGATGTACATGGGAAATTGAAAAACAATTCTAAGATAAAATTCCTCAGAGAATCTAGTTACTGAAATTGTTGATGGTATCTAGAGGAATCTCTTATCAATGAAACTTTTGATGGACATGCAATTTTGACATTCCCAGATACGATAACTGAAGAGTCCACTGTTGGGCTTTTTCAATTCTCCCTTCTAGTCTCAAGGTTTTTCATCCATTTCACAGTTGAAAGAGTAGCTCAGTTTCAAACACAAAGACAAAAACCTGTTAACTGGGGCTTTTTTCACATCTGGCTAATGGTGTATCAGTGATGTGGATGTTGAGAGTAAATAGAGAGGAATAATTAGAAGAGGAATTGTATAAGTAGATCCTTGGGACTAAAATCCTTCAATTAGTGCAAGCAAGACTCTTAGACCCCAGGGCAGTTATTTGCATATCGAGAACTACAAATCAAGCCTACAGGGAAGCTGAGAATGAGCCATGTTCTGTAAAATGAATCCAGGCTGAGTGTTCATAGAGAAAACTGAAGGAACCTCTACTCCCTGGGGAGCATGGGAACCTCCCAGGTGCTGGACAGCATCAGGGACCCAGTGGGGAATGCCATTCTGCAAATCATTCAGCAAGTCACACAAGATGAGAATCTGTGGGGTTAATGCAGAGAACTGGAATCTCCTTGCAGCTGTTAAACTTTAATTTCTGCatttaaaacaaagcagagCTATATCAAAAACAACCAAGCCATTTCCACTGGGATAGCATGATTTTAGAGCAGGTCGTTTTCAACTGACAATGTTTGGTATTTTGGTAGTTAATTAAGGATTTGTAGCTTGTCAGTGATCCCATACTGACAGGTTTGTGCCAAGCCATTCCCAAATCTGTTTCTTGGTTATTCTCATTGCAAAGTCAGGAACCTCCAAGGTGCTGTTACTTCTCATAGTTCTTGTTGGGTGCTTCCTTGCAGCAAAGGAGGAGAGTGTTTAAAGGTGGTGTCCCTTC includes the following:
- the C15H12orf43 gene encoding protein CUSTOS isoform X1; the protein is MGAVSDYSSRHAMQPDYTSRHAPRLYHKVHRVSRLQDGGAQWRLGPGQRHQLGFGQRWRSGRAVPRGCLGLRRAGGGGDAGGAARRREAITCEDGDNELQTTPEFRAHVAKKLGIMLDSFITVLKDSSGPSQTSVAQSDSEDDGFRLFSSSVPGDCGKPEPCPAARRRQPVSSSDTDSDQEWQRYQEAAVSAADILKQSAFPALSQGSNQDQSQGYVEHSQKKKKKKKIRRENNIQEKIIDPAECDQICKDLPQLVSANGQQERQDSNHRENSVLPGAVKKKKKKKKEL
- the C15H12orf43 gene encoding protein CUSTOS isoform X3, encoding MPGPPEAMPGLQLGPEPLLGSAGLWEVSLSPHNCFNTPEGGFRKDRLQPKDQPSLRREAITCEDGDNELQTTPEFRAHVAKKLGIMLDSFITVLKDSSGPSQTSVAQSDSEDDGFRLFSSSVPGDCGKPEPCPAARRRQPVSSSDTDSDQEWQRYQEAAVSAADILKQSAFPALSQGSNQDQSQGYVEHSQKKKKKKKIRRENNIQEKIIDPAECDQICKDLPQLVSANGQQERQDSNHRENSVLPGAVKKKKKKKKEL
- the C15H12orf43 gene encoding protein CUSTOS isoform X2, coding for MVAPSGGLGPDSDTSSDSDSGGEAAARFREAAWDCAAQAAAATRAEPRGGGFRKDRLQPKDQPSLRREAITCEDGDNELQTTPEFRAHVAKKLGIMLDSFITVLKDSSGPSQTSVAQSDSEDDGFRLFSSSVPGDCGKPEPCPAARRRQPVSSSDTDSDQEWQRYQEAAVSAADILKQSAFPALSQGSNQDQSQGYVEHSQKKKKKKKIRRENNIQEKIIDPAECDQICKDLPQLVSANGQQERQDSNHRENSVLPGAVKKKKKKKKEL